A stretch of the Musa acuminata AAA Group cultivar baxijiao chromosome BXJ2-7, Cavendish_Baxijiao_AAA, whole genome shotgun sequence genome encodes the following:
- the LOC135581764 gene encoding cytoplasmic tRNA 2-thiolation protein 1 isoform X3 encodes MSELNRRHNYGLDLFLLSVDEGITGYRDDSLETVKRNEIEYGLPLKVVSYKDLYGWTMDEIVKTIGLKNNCTFCGVFRRQALDRGAALLKADKLVTGHNADDIAETVLLNILRGDIARLSRCTFITTGEDGPIPRCKPFKYTYEKEIVMYAYFKKLDYFSTECIYSPNAYRGFAREFIKDLERMRPRAILDIIRSGENFRTATSTKMPEQGTCERCGYISSQKLCKACLLLEGLNRGLPKLGIGRARGTNGLNKRVEQRNLRSERTGSSIDSKQCGTLDF; translated from the exons GTCGGCACAACTATGGCTTAGATCTTTTCCTTTTATCTGTTGATGAAGGCATTACGGGTTACAGGGATGACTCACTTGAAACTGTTAAAAGAAATGAAATCGAG TATGGGTTGCCACTGAAGGTGGTTTCTTACAAGGATTTGTATGGTTGGACAATGGATGAGATAGTGAAGACAATAGGCCTGAAAAACAATTGTACCTTTTGTGGAGTATTTCGCCGTCAG GCTCTAGATCGAGGTGCTGCGTTACTGAAAGCAGATAAGCTTGTTACTGGGCATAATGCAGATGATATTGCGGAGACTGTTCTACTGAATATTTTACGGGGTGACATTGCAAG GTTGAGTAGGTGTACTTTTATAACTACTGGTGAAGATGGACCTATTCCAAGATGCAAGCCTTTCAAATACACATATGAGAAAGAGATTGTTAT gtatgcatatttcaagaagctggATTATTTCTCCACTGAAT GCATATATTCACCCAATGCTTATCGTGGGTTTGCTCGTGAATTTATTAAAGATTTGGAAAGAATGAG ACCAAGAGCTATTTTAGACATCATTAGATCAGGTGAGAATTTTAGAACAGCGACATCAACCAAGATGCCAGAGCAAGGAACATGTGAGCGTTGTGGTTATATTTCTAGCCAG AAGTTGTGTAAAGCATGCCTTTTGCTGGAGGGATTGAATCGAGGTCTACCAAAACTTGGTATTGGAAGAGCAAGAGGCACCAATGGTCTGAATAAGCGCGTTGAACAAAGAAATTTACGTTCAGAAAGGACTGGATCTAGTATAGACAGCAAACAATGCGGAACCCTTGACTTCTGA